The sequence GAATTTTTTATTTTCGTCGACAAACCCGAAAAACGTCACTTTATCGGCGATACCGAGGGATACGCAAAGTTGTTTCAGATTATCCTCGCGATCGCCCTTACCCGCGATCCATAGTTTCGCGTCGGGATATTTACTCAGGGTTTCGCGGAATGCGCGGATAATGTGATCGACGCGTTTATATTTTTTTAACCGCCCGAAGTAGAATAAAGTAGGCGCGGCTTCTTTCGGGAAATCCATATTTCCGCGTATCTCGTCGAATGTCAGCCCGGTAAAAGATAAAATGGTATTCTCGAAGCGGAAGTTTTGCTTCAGCGCGTCGAAATTACTCTGTGAGACGCATAGAGTGGGGATATTCCGGTACATTTTCAGGAAATGCCGTTCCAAGAGGTAGACATAGAGCGCCATAGGAAAAAACAGCTCGTTGAACATACTTTTCCCGTGGACGTGATGATGGATCGCGAGATAGGGGATATCCCCGATATAACGGTGCGCGGCATGGGGGATTTTGGATATATCGTCGATCACGAAATCGTAGCCGTTATGGGCAAACCGTTTCAGCCAGTGTTTCTTGAATGTGAAATTGAACCGGAAATTATCCGGGATACGGATGACATGATACCCGTTGATGTCTTCTTCGGGGATACATCCGGGGTATTCCGCGGCGACAAAATCTACCTGCCAATCGGCAGGTTTCCGTTTAAGGATTTCATCGATATGGATTTCCGCGCCGCCAGCCTCGGGATTTTTTATATCGCGCCAATTAATCACGAGAACTTTCATAGATTTTTCCTAAAATGATGCACGGATAAGATTAAATCCGAATTGAATTTCCGGCTGGGACTTTTCATCATACATAGGGACTTTTTGTACGTTAATGAAGAACATATCCTGAAACGCCACATAAAGGGGTATCATGAGTGTATTGAGGTAAATATAATTCCAGTCGACGGTCGTCAACGTGGCATCGCCTTTTAAATTCATATTGGCGATCTGGAGGATATTAAGCGTCAGATAAAATGTAATAGGGATAGCGACAAAGAAAACGATATCGAAACGCCTGATAACGGACTCCTCGGGAGTAAACTCGATTTTACCGGTCTTCAGGTAAGTTTTTGGTATTTCCGGCTCCTGCACATCGTAATGGGGCACATTGGTAACCGATTGAAGATTAGTCAGTTTATCGAGATCGATGGTGAGATAAGCGTAACTATTTACAGTAGAAAGAAATATAAATAATACTAATAATATCCTGAATATCACGTTAGTAACTCCGGCGAAATTTTTCAATACATTATAGTGCGGGTATGATAAAAATACAAGCGGGGATGTCATAATTTCAAATATTTTGGAATATACGTTATAATGTACACATATCGATATATATCATTATCCGTGAAACATCGATATATGTTCGTGTTTCTGATATATAATGCGTATTATTATTTCAATAAAGGCTATAAGGCCCCCCAGGAATGCACGTTACAGGCAGAGTAATTGAAAAAATCGCTGAAAACTCCAGGGATATTACCTTGAAGCTAAGCAGAACTAATCTTAGTATTTTTGAGGGGCCGGCATGTAACATATTTTATTAAGAGCATCGGTTTAAATGGAGAAATTGATTTTTATCTGCGGAGGACTCATATCTCATTTGTTAAATAATGGTAAATATTATACTATATATAAAGATATAAAAAATATATGTATATAATGTTGTATATATAATAATATTAACTGAAAAAGACTTGACATATAAATATTATATAATTACTATAAAGTATAATAGAAGGGTGTATGCAAATTGAGAATATTATTAATCTGGCATTAATTCTTTTCGGTCTTATAATAGTTACCATTTTTATTATTTGGATTATCAGGCAATTCGTTCAAAAAGATAATTCTATTATATCTATCAAAAACGCGATCCGGAATAAAGAGTACAAACAGGCGCTTCAGCTCGCCTTCCTTTATACTAAAAACAAACAACCCTTTCCGATCATTTACTTTTATATCGCGCAATGCTACGAGGCTTTATTTCAATATCATAAAGCGATCGAGTATTATGAGAAAGTACTGGTACTCAAGGCGAATGAGGGTAAAAATGTTTTCACATCGGATATCCACCTCAAACTTGGCGAACTTTATGAATTCCTGAAGGAAAAGGATATTGCGATGGGATATTACAAAATGGTTCTGGATAAGTTTAAATTCAATAGTACGGCGTTAATTCGCGTAGCAAACATCCTTTTTGAAAAGGAACAGTATCTTAAAGCCAAGAATATGCTGGAGGTCTATTTAAAGATCAAGCCGACAGACAATAAAGCCCGTTATATTTTAGCGAAAATCTATAATCATGAAATGACTTATTTCAAGGCCGCCCATTTAATCAATAGCATTATAGAAACCGGGAAAGACAGCCTGATGTTTTTCGGGTTCGAGATCTATGAACTGCTGGCAAATATCTATCTGAGAATGAAGGAACACGCGAAGATCCTCAATTTACTGGAAAGGTTTATTATCAGGAAGCAGTATTTAGAAAAGGCCCTGCCGCTGACTATTTTGGCCTTACTCGCGTTGGGACAGAAAAAGCAGGCCTCCGAGATGTTGAATGAATGTATCGAGTATTTCCCCATTTCAACAAGGAGCGAAGTGCTTTATCAGATGGGCGTAAAATTCTTTGATGCCGGGGAGTATTATCATGCCCTCCATCTATGGAAATTAGCTCATCAAATGGATCCGTCGGACAGTAAACTTACCAAGATACTGGATACCCACCGCGCGCTATTGAATAATCCTTTTCTTGAAAATATCTTCACTAGCGATACTCATCATTTAATAAACTATCTGATCAAAATATTCCATGTCGCTTCCAGTAATATTACCGATGATACGGATATTGCGATCATCAATCTGGAAAACTCTATCGGTGTAGTGACAAAAAGGCCCGAACCGGTGACCCCCGGGCCATTTTTAAATATTGAAGACGTAGTCAAGAATCTGAATAATAAAAAACCAGTGACTCTCTATACATTATACGAGGTAATGGAAACATGTAAACGCTACTTGTTTTATAGTAAGATTACTATTGTAAGCGGGAAGGAGTTTTTATCCTTTTTTAGCCCAAAAGTTATATCTTCTATGGGTGATGTAAAACCTAAGCCGGGAGAAATATTATGATAAAAAGAAAAATATTATTAGTCGAGGATGAGATCATAATCGCCTCGAGTATTCGAAAATGGCTGGAGGAATTGAATTATTCAGTTATCGGCATAGCTCCATCCGCCGAGAAAGCTATGGTATTAATCGATGAACAACTGCCGGAACTGATACTCATGGATATAGTGCTGCAGGGCGATGCTGACGGGATCGAATTGGCGGACAGGATTCAGAAAAAATATTCTATCCCGATCATCTTTCTAACGGCGTATTCCGACGAAAACACCCTGGAACGGGCGCGGATATCCGGGCCCTACGGGTATCTGTTAAAGCCGGTGAATCCGAAGGACCTGACAATCGCGATAGAAAACGCGTTATATAAGCATCAGGAAGATAATCTCCGTCAGATAAAAACGACATTGGAATACTCGATGCTGGATGCCATCAACGCCGGTATTATCATTTCGGATGAAGACGGAAATATCACGAATATAAACAAATGGGCCGCGATCCAATTCGGATATGATTTGAAAAAGGTCTATGGGAAACCTCTTCTGGAAGTCTTCAAAAGAAAAGACATTCAGGAAAAAAAAGAATACTCTACCGCCAGGGTTCAGTTCCCGAACAAGCAGACCATCCTTGTAAAGTATTATTTGTCTTCTATTCAGGATGAAAATAACGAATCAAGGGGTTTACTGTTGTTTTTTGAGAAAAATGAGTCTTAATTCTTTATTCACGCAAGGGATAAATTTTTTCAGCACAAGGGGGTGTATGACCATAAGATAAAACAGGAATATAAAAACGTTTTGATATCATGGGGGCTTTTATGCAAAAGAAAAATCCCACTTCCGTATTGTCGCCGAATACTGCACATACGTACATTATAATAATATTGTTTAGTATTGGTAATACAGGATGGGTATCCTGATGCTGATTTCATTAGCGCCTCCTGTCAGGAAATTCCTGTATTTCTTTTTATCCATCTTGTTTTCGTTTGTCGCGTTTGCTCTTCAATTATTATTGGGCGATTTAGTTTATCCTTCCAAGTGGCTTTTCTTTTATCCCGCCGTATTCTTCAGCGCATGGGTCGGAGGGTTAAAAGGCGGAATAATCTCTACCCTGATATCGGCCACTCTTACATGGTGGTTTTTCCTGCCGACTGTAAATTCATTCGTCATTGAAGATCCCGAATCGATTTTTTCAATCATAATTTTTATTGCGATGGGATTTCTTTTCGGGATTTCTCATAATCGTATTGTAAAAGCGAATAAAGCATCCTCCGAGTCTCTCGCCGCCGAACGTTCGGCGGTTGTTCAGCTTGAGAACGAAAAACGCTATCGCCGTACATTGGATTACATGATAGAAGGGTGCCAAATTATTGACCGCGATTGGAGGTATATCTATATCAATGATGCCGCCGCTGCTCACGGCAAATTGAAAAAAGAAGAATTACTGGGGCATACGATGATGGAGATGTATCCCGGTATAGAAAACACCGCATTGTTCGATATATTGCGGACCTGCATCGATAAGGGAATCCCCCACCGGATGGAAAATGAATTTTTCTACCCGGATGGGAAAAAAGGCTGGTACGACCTGAGTATTCAGCCGGTGCCCGAAGGCATTTTCATCCTGTCCCTGGAAATTACTAAAAATAAACAGGCGGAACGGGAACTGATGGAAAAAATTGACTCCATCAGGAATAATGAAAAACTGCTGGATAGTATTATCGAGAATATACCGGATATGATATATGTAAAGAACGCGAGCGGTCTCCGTTATATCAAACTCAATAAAGCCGGAGAGGTAATGTTGGGTTTTACCAAAGAAGAATTGCTGGAGAAGGATGTTTACGAAATTTTCCCCGAAGATGAAGCGAAATTTTTTACAAAAACCTCCCGGGAAGTTTTAAATAATAAAAAAACCGTGGATATTCCTGAAGAAACGGTATTAACGAAAACGGCGGGGGAAAGAATACTCCATACCCGCAAAATACCCATCATGGATGACCAAGGAGATCCCTTGTATTTATTGGGTATATCCGAGGATATCACGGACCAAAAGATATTGGAAGAGAAATTACAAGAATATCATAATCACCTTGAAGATCTGGTGAAGGAAAAAACTGAAGAAATCCGGCAAGCGAACAATATCCTTTTTTCGATAAACGAAGAACTTTCCAGCTTTTCTTACTCCGTGTCGCACGATCTGCGGTCTCCGCTTCGCGGAATTGACGGATGGAGTCTCGCCCTCGAGGAAGATTACGGGGATAAGCTCGACGATACGGCGAAAGGGTATATCAATACAATCCGTTCGGAAGTGCAGCGGATGGCAAAACTGATCGACGCGCTCCTGATGCTTTCTAAAGTCAGTAAAACGGAAATAAAGCTCGAAAAGGTCGATCTATCGGAATTCGCTGAAAAAATCGCCGCGGATTTAGTCAAACAGGACGAAAACAGGAAAGCCGATTTTATTATCGAACCCGGGCTGACGGCGAATGGGGATAGCTCGCTCCTATTTATCCTCATTCAGAACCTCATTGAAAACGCGTGGAAATTTACCGGGAAATGCGGGCGGGCCCGTATAGAATTCGGGAAAACCGTTGTAGATGAGAAACCGGTATTCTTCGTGCGGGATAACGGCGCAGGCTTCGATATGGCGTTTGTGAACAATCTCTTTACCCCGTTCTATCGCCTGCATCACGCCCTTGATTTCCCCGGAACCGGGATAGGTCTTGCCACGGTACGGCGTATCATCATCAAGCATAACGGAACCGTACGGGCCGAGGGAGAACCCGGAAAAGGCGCGGCCTTTTATTTTTCTCTTTGATGATTCAGTGAAAAATTACAGGAGGATTTTATGAACGAAAAAAGCATTTTATTGGTGGAGGACAATCCGAGCGACGTCGAACTGACTAAAAGGGCTTTTAAAAAAAGCAATATCGTTAATAATCTGATAGTCGTGTGTGACGGGCAGGAAGCTCTCGATTATATATTCGGTACCGGTAAATTCGAGGGCAGGGATACGGCGATTCAACCGACAGTTATTCTGCTCGATCTTAAACTGCCGAAAATCGACGGGATTACCGTCCTTCGCAGGATAAAAAGCGATGAACTTGCCCGGAAGATACCGGTAGTGGTACTGACCACATCGAACGAAGACAGCGACCTGGATACCTGCTACGAACTGGGTGTAAACAGCTATATCAGAAAACCCGTCGATTTTAACCGGTTCGCTGAGGTAGTCAGCCAGCTTGGATTATATTGGATGGTTTTAAACGAGATTCCTCCAAAAAAGAGGTAGATATGGATAAGTTCCTTCGAGTGTTATTTGTCGAGGATTCCGAGAGCGACGCCAACTTGATACTCCGTTTATTGGAAAAAACGGATAAAAAAGTCATTTCAAAACGGGTCGAGACGCCGGACGCCTTGCGGCAATCGATCGATAAAGACGTTTGGGATATCATTATCTGCGATCACTTAATGCCGGGACTGGACGCCGAAGACGCGCTGAAAATAGTTCAGGAGTCCGGGAAGGATATCCCGTTTATCATTGTTTCGGGCGTGATCGATGAAGAGTATGCGGCCAGACTTATGAAAAAAGGCGCCGTCGATTACCTGTTTAAAAATAATCTCATCCGTCTCGTTCCGTCGATTAAAAGAGAATTAAAGGAAGCGGAGAATCGCCGGGAAAAAAGGCGAAAGGATGAAGCCCTCAGGGTATCGGAAAAACTGTTTTCTACAGTATTTCGCTCCAGTCCGATCGCGATTACCATCACGCGGATGAGCGACGGTAAGTTTATCGAACTGAATGATACTGTTATCAAACTGCTGGGCTATAGCCGGAAGGAGTTAATCGGACGCACATCCGTCGAACTCGGGCTGTATGTGAACCCTGACGACCGAAAGAGGCTTATCGAGGAACTGAAGGCAAAAGGTAAGGTTTGTAATTATGAAACCCATTTCTACGATAAGAAAAAAAATATTATTATGACCCTGCAGTCATTGGAAATAATCGACATCGAGGGCGAGAAATGTATTCTATCGGTGTACGAGGATATCACCGAAAGGAGAAAAGCCGAGGATAAACTCAAGGAAAGTGAAGAACAATTTAGAACGCTGACCTCCGTTTCCCCGGTCGGGATATTTGAATGCGACCCCCATGGAAATATAGTGTATGTCAATGAGCGTTGGAAAAAGATCACCGGCGTCGGCAGTCTGGAAATTAAGGGAAAAAATTGGATGAAAATGATTTACCCCGACGACCGCGACGATGTAATGACGATGTGTAAAAAAACTACCGAGAGCGGCACTCCCTGTAGAAAGGAATACCGCTTTGAGCATACCGACGGGAAAACTATCTGGGTTTTTTGCGAGATTCTGCCTGAAATAAACGCCTCAGGGCAGATTAAGGGTTTTATCGGTACGCTCACGGATATCACGGAATCAAAAATGAATGAATTTGAACTGGAGCGAATTCTCGGCGAGCAAAACATGATCGCGGAAACGGCGGTCGATTTGGTGTCGATAAAAACAAGCCGGGAAATGTACATGTATCTGGCGGATAGGATAAAAGAGATTGAACCGGATATTTTCGCTCTGATAAGCAGCTATGATAAAAAGAGGAATTCAGTTAAAATTTTAACCGTCATCGGGCTGGAAAATTTTTTGGAACCGATAATAAATATTCTCGGAATGAATCCCTTCGATATAGAAATCCCTTTAACAGATATGACGGAGGATGAATTAGCCCGTTTTTCCAATCTTAAATTAAATTACGAACCCGGCGGAATCTATGCTTTGGCGGCGAGAAAAGTGCCCGTCCTGTTATGTAAAGCGATAGAAAAGCTGCTCGGTATAACCGCGGTTTTTTCGATCGGTTTTTTATGGGACAATATGCTGAACGGGGGCGTTTCATTTTTGGTAAAGAATAAGGAATCCTTTTTACGTTTTATTAATATCTATGAAATCATTATCAACCAGGTGTCGCTCTATCTGCAGCGGATAACTATGGAAGAACATATGCACGCTTCGGAGGCGCGTTACCGCCGGCTTTTCGAGGCCGCGAAGGACGGTATTTTTATATTAGACTATGAGACGGGAAACATACTTGACGCTAATCCGTACATCTGCGACATTCTGGGATATTCATGGGAAGAACTCTCCGGGAAAAAGCTGTGGGAAATCGGGGTGTTCGATCAAAAAGCGATCTCCAAAGAAGCCTTCCAGATTTTAAAAAATGAAAGGTATATCCGTTACGAAGATATACCGCTGAAAGCAAAAAACGGACAGACTATCGAGGTGGAATTCATTTCCAATATTTACCCGGTCGGAGATGAAAAGGTAATCCAGTGTAATATCCGGGATATTTCCGAACGAAAGCTCGCTGAAAATATTATAAAACAAATGGCGAAGTTCCCATTGGAGAACCCGAATCCGGTCATCAGAATAGACGGGAACGGAAAAGTACTATTCAGTAATCATGCCGCCCAGAAAAACATGGATTTTTCAGCGGAAAAACTTCTGCGATTGGGTTGGAGGGAGCACATCAAAGAATGCATGGAAAGCGGGAATATCAAGATTGTAGAGCAGGAAATTAATCATAAGATATTCAGCCTTTCATTCACCCCGATACCGGATACTGAGTATCTGAATGTTTACGGGGTGGATATTACGGAAAAAAAGCGCGCGGAGGAGGCAATTAAGAAGGATGAGGCCCGGATGGAGGCGCTCCTGCGTATTTCGAAATATGACGCCGAATCCATACAGGTCTTCCTTGATTATGCCCTCGAGGAGGTGATAAAAATAACCGGCAGTCAAATCGGCTATATTTATTTCTATAACGAGGATACGAAAGAACTGATACTCAGTTCATGGTCGAAGGGTGTGATGAAAGAATGCAGTATAGAAAATCCGCCGTCAATCTATTATCTTGAAAAAACGGGTTTCTGGGGCGAGGCGGTTCGTCAGCGGAAACCGATCGTGAATAACGATTTTCAGGCGCCTCATCCTTTGAAAAAAGGTTACCCGAAAGGGCACGCTCCATTATATAGATTTGTAACTATTCCGGTTATTTTTAACGACAGGATTGTCGCGGTGGTGGGGGCAGCGAATAAGGAAAGCGATTATACCGATACGGATATTCGCCAGATGATACTGATGATGGATACCGTGTGGAAGTATACCGAGCACAGAAAAATTGAAGAAGAGGTACGGAAGTACCGCGACCATCTCGAGGAACTGGTTCAGGAGGGTTATGCCGAGCTTACCCGGTCGGAAGCGCGTTATAGGATGCTTTTCGATAAGGGGAACGACGCGATACTGGTACATGAGCTTATCGAGGGTGAGCCGTCCGGGAAATTTACCGACGTGAATGAAATCGCCTGCTCGATGTTCGGCTACACCCGGGAAGAATTCCTTAAATTATCGCCTGCTGATATTAATACGGAAATGGACATAAAAAACGACGAGGCATTTCTGGAAGACCTGAATCAGCTCAGCCATAATCTCTTCGAGCGTACGATACGTGCCAAGGATAAAAAAGAGCTTATTGTCGAGATCAGCGCCCATATTTTTAAATTTTTAGGGAAGAAAACGGTCATATCCATTATCCGGGATATTTCGGAACGTAAGACAGCTGAACGGGAACTGGTTCAGGCAAGGGAAATGGCCGAAGATGCAAACCGTTCCAAGAGCCTGTTCCTCTCCAATATGTCGCATGAGATACGCACCCCGCTGAACGCAATTCTGGGGTTTTCGGAATTACTGATGCGTGAAAGCGCGTTAACGGGACAGCAGGGAGATTGGCTTCAAACTATTAAAAATTCCGGCGAACATCTGGTCAGTCTGATTAACGATATTCTCGATGTTTCGAAAATCGAAGCGGGGAGGGCGGAACTTAATCCCGAGGTGATCAATTTAAGGGAATTGCTGAATAATATAAAGAGTATGTTCATTATAAAAACCGATGCGAAGGGAATACTGCTGACGGTAACCGTCGAGAAGGATGTCCCGCATTATATCGAAACCGACGCGGGAAAGCTCCGTCAGATACTGATCAACCTCACGGGAAACGCGGTAAAATTCACGGATAAGGGAAGCGTGTCAGTGAGTGTTTATATGGATAAAAATGCGGGCGGCTCCCGTCTGATCGCGGACGTCGAAGATACGGGGCCTGGTATTCCGGGTAATGAATTGGATCATCTTTTCGGTACGTTCGAGCAGTCGTCGGAGGGAATCAAAAAAGGCGGAACCGGTTTGGGCCTTTATATCAGCAGGAAATACGCCCGTATGATGGGCGGTGATATTACCATATCCAGTACGCCCGGAAAGGGCAGTTGTTTCAGTTTAGAGCTTACGATAAAAGAAGCACAGATGAAAAACGGCAATATTGAAGATAAAACCGGAAAAATAATCGGGCTGGAAAAAATCGACACGAAATATCGTATCATGATAGCCGACGACGAGCCCGCGAATTTGCAATTGCTTCGTTCAATACTGAAGCAAACCGGGTTCGAGATAATCGGCGCCGTCGACGGGAAACAGGCATTTGAATACTTCATTGATAAAGCGCCCGACCTTGTCTTCCTTGATATCAGGATGCCCGAAATGAACGGATATGAAGTGATCGAGAAAATCAGATCGAACGAAAAGGATACCCGCACCCCGATCATAGCGTTGACGGCCAGCGCATTCGATGAAGAAAAGAATAAAATTCTCGAAAGGGGCGCGGACGGATATATCCGAAAACCGTTCAAGATAGAGGAAATTTTTAAAGCGGTACATGCCCATCTAGCCGTCCCGTATATTTACAGTACGGCTGAAAGTAGGACTGATAAAAAGAAACCCGTAAGCCTACGGAAAGAAGAACCGGCGCTGCCAAAAGAGCTGATCGAATCTTTACTGGAAGCCGCGAAAAGTATCGATCTGGATCGTGTGCTCGAGTTAGTCGATGACGCGGAAAAGATTTCTCCGCTGATTGCCGAAGAAATCAGGCAATTAGCCCATGCATTTCAGTACGAAACATTGATCAAACTGCTAAATCAACAGGGAGATATAAAATGAACGAAAATACAATCACCGACCGCGCGGATAAAAAAGCCAATATCATGATTATTGACGATGTGCCGGCAAACCTTCAGGTTCTATCCGAGTTCCTGAAAAATAAGGCTTATAAAGTACGGCCTGTTACCAACGGGAAAATGGCGCTCCAGGCGATGCATATCGAACAACCGGATCTGATCCTTCTGGATATAACGATGCCGGATATGAACGGTTTCGAGGTCTGCGAGATATTAAAAAAGGATGAAAAACTGAAACATATCCCGGTTATTTTTATCAGCGCGATCGACGGTATTTCGGATAAAGTCAAGGCGTTTACCATGGGGGGTGTGGATTATATTACAAAACCCTTTCATTATGAGGAAGTTCTGGCGCGGGTCGATACCCAGTTAAATCTTTATAATCTCCAGAGAAGACTCGCATCATATAATCAGGAACTGGAGGAAGTAGTTCAGAGGCAGGTAAAGGAAATATCCGATTCTCAAATGGCTACGATTTTCGCTATCGCGAAATTGGCCGAATCGCGGGATGAGGATACCGGCACGCATCTGGAGCGTGTCCAAAAATATTGCCGAATTCTGGCATTGAAACTGAGAGAAAAGGAGCCTTATCAAGCGGAAATAGACAATTCATTCATTCGGGATATTTTTCAGGCAAGCCCGCTCCATGATATCGGAAAGGTCGCTATTCCCGATGCGATTCTCCTCAAACAGGGAAAATTGACCCCTGAGGAGTTCGAGGTAATGAAAACGCATACTAGTTTGGGTTCGGATACCCTGAAAGCCGTAAATGTCAACTATCCGAATAACTCATTCATTAATATGGGTATTAAAATCTCCCGTTCGCACCACGAGAGATGGGATGGGATGGGATACCCCGACGGCCTTTCGGCGGGCAATATCCCGTTGTGCGCGCGTATAATGGCGATAGCGGATGTTTACGACGCGCTCCGGTCGAAACGTTGTTATAAGCCGCCGTTTCCGCATGATAAGAGCAGGGATATTATCATGGAGGGAAAGGGCGCCCAATTCGACCCGATTGTGGTGGAGACCTTTGAAGAAACACAGAACGAATTCCGCGAAATTGCCGGTACTATGGTAGAATAGGGGAATTCCAAACAGGAATAAATTATGAATAAGAAGTATTTGGAAAAATTTAAAGCCAGCATAATGATTATTGATGATGTGCCGGCAAATCTTGAACTTCTATCCAATGTTCTCCGTGAGTACGGATACCGTGTATTGCCCGCGCTGAATGGAAGATTTGCTCTGAACGCGTTAAAAAAAGAAATCCCCGATTTAATCCTCCTGGATATCATGATGCCGGATATGGATGGATATGAAATTTGCAGTACTATAAAAAATGATGAAAGAACGAAAAACATACCGGTAATTTTTCTCACCGCATTAGACAGAAAACAAGATGAAGAGAAAGGATTGGCGCTCGGAGCGGTTGACTTTATCACAAAACCGT is a genomic window of Brevinematales bacterium containing:
- a CDS encoding glycosyltransferase family 4 protein: MKVLVINWRDIKNPEAGGAEIHIDEILKRKPADWQVDFVAAEYPGCIPEEDINGYHVIRIPDNFRFNFTFKKHWLKRFAHNGYDFVIDDISKIPHAAHRYIGDIPYLAIHHHVHGKSMFNELFFPMALYVYLLERHFLKMYRNIPTLCVSQSNFDALKQNFRFENTILSFTGLTFDEIRGNMDFPKEAAPTLFYFGRLKKYKRVDHIIRAFRETLSKYPDAKLWIAGKGDREDNLKQLCVSLGIADKVTFFGFVDENKKFELMARSWVYAIASEKEGWGLTVMESSAAGLPVVGYRVEGLVDSISDGYSGYLIDNGRIDLMAEKIMELFADPSLRDKMSKNAVIWASRFSWENTAMEFYEITERVIGGYRGRSEG
- a CDS encoding tetratricopeptide repeat protein, which codes for MQIENIINLALILFGLIIVTIFIIWIIRQFVQKDNSIISIKNAIRNKEYKQALQLAFLYTKNKQPFPIIYFYIAQCYEALFQYHKAIEYYEKVLVLKANEGKNVFTSDIHLKLGELYEFLKEKDIAMGYYKMVLDKFKFNSTALIRVANILFEKEQYLKAKNMLEVYLKIKPTDNKARYILAKIYNHEMTYFKAAHLINSIIETGKDSLMFFGFEIYELLANIYLRMKEHAKILNLLERFIIRKQYLEKALPLTILALLALGQKKQASEMLNECIEYFPISTRSEVLYQMGVKFFDAGEYYHALHLWKLAHQMDPSDSKLTKILDTHRALLNNPFLENIFTSDTHHLINYLIKIFHVASSNITDDTDIAIINLENSIGVVTKRPEPVTPGPFLNIEDVVKNLNNKKPVTLYTLYEVMETCKRYLFYSKITIVSGKEFLSFFSPKVISSMGDVKPKPGEIL
- a CDS encoding response regulator, whose amino-acid sequence is MIKRKILLVEDEIIIASSIRKWLEELNYSVIGIAPSAEKAMVLIDEQLPELILMDIVLQGDADGIELADRIQKKYSIPIIFLTAYSDENTLERARISGPYGYLLKPVNPKDLTIAIENALYKHQEDNLRQIKTTLEYSMLDAINAGIIISDEDGNITNINKWAAIQFGYDLKKVYGKPLLEVFKRKDIQEKKEYSTARVQFPNKQTILVKYYLSSIQDENNESRGLLLFFEKNES
- a CDS encoding PAS domain S-box protein yields the protein MLISLAPPVRKFLYFFLSILFSFVAFALQLLLGDLVYPSKWLFFYPAVFFSAWVGGLKGGIISTLISATLTWWFFLPTVNSFVIEDPESIFSIIIFIAMGFLFGISHNRIVKANKASSESLAAERSAVVQLENEKRYRRTLDYMIEGCQIIDRDWRYIYINDAAAAHGKLKKEELLGHTMMEMYPGIENTALFDILRTCIDKGIPHRMENEFFYPDGKKGWYDLSIQPVPEGIFILSLEITKNKQAERELMEKIDSIRNNEKLLDSIIENIPDMIYVKNASGLRYIKLNKAGEVMLGFTKEELLEKDVYEIFPEDEAKFFTKTSREVLNNKKTVDIPEETVLTKTAGERILHTRKIPIMDDQGDPLYLLGISEDITDQKILEEKLQEYHNHLEDLVKEKTEEIRQANNILFSINEELSSFSYSVSHDLRSPLRGIDGWSLALEEDYGDKLDDTAKGYINTIRSEVQRMAKLIDALLMLSKVSKTEIKLEKVDLSEFAEKIAADLVKQDENRKADFIIEPGLTANGDSSLLFILIQNLIENAWKFTGKCGRARIEFGKTVVDEKPVFFVRDNGAGFDMAFVNNLFTPFYRLHHALDFPGTGIGLATVRRIIIKHNGTVRAEGEPGKGAAFYFSL
- a CDS encoding response regulator, yielding MNEKSILLVEDNPSDVELTKRAFKKSNIVNNLIVVCDGQEALDYIFGTGKFEGRDTAIQPTVILLDLKLPKIDGITVLRRIKSDELARKIPVVVLTTSNEDSDLDTCYELGVNSYIRKPVDFNRFAEVVSQLGLYWMVLNEIPPKKR